In one window of Armatimonadota bacterium DNA:
- the groL gene encoding chaperonin GroEL (60 kDa chaperone family; promotes refolding of misfolded polypeptides especially under stressful conditions; forms two stacked rings of heptamers to form a barrel-shaped 14mer; ends can be capped by GroES; misfolded proteins enter the barrel where they are refolded when GroES binds), which produces MAAKDLKFSGEARKSIETGVDKLANAVKVTLGPRGRNVVLEKKYGSPTVINDGVTIAKEIEVEDRFENIGAALVREVSTKTNDIAGDGTTTATVLAQAIFKEGARNVAAGSNPMQIKRGIEIAVDAVVKELEKMSTPVKGRKGMAEVATISAKDVSIGELVAEVIDTVGKDGVVTVEESRTAETNFDIVEGLQFDKGYMSPYFITDPQRMETVFEEPMILFYEKKISAVQDIIPLLEKVLRMGKPLLIVAEDIENECLATLVLNRLRANLPVASVKAPGFGDRRKAMLEDMAILTGGQFVTEDLGLKLENVTPDMLGSCAKVVITKDNTTIIGGKGKKADINGRLSQIKKQIESTDSNYDKEKLQERQAKLSGGVAVIKVGAATETALKERKARIEDALAATRAALEEGIVPGGGSAILWSAKSLESLAAPTGKSKSAALTGDELIGAQIVRKACEAPLRTIVENAGEEGSVVAEKVRNGKHGFNASTLVYEDLMKAGVVDPTKVVRCCLQNAASISALLLTTEAAVAEIPKEEDEGHGHHHH; this is translated from the coding sequence ATGGCTGCTAAAGACCTGAAGTTCAGCGGGGAGGCCCGCAAGTCCATCGAGACGGGCGTCGACAAGCTCGCCAACGCCGTCAAAGTCACGCTCGGCCCCCGGGGCCGCAACGTCGTCCTTGAGAAAAAGTACGGTTCCCCGACCGTCATCAACGACGGCGTCACGATCGCCAAGGAGATCGAGGTCGAAGACCGCTTCGAGAACATCGGCGCCGCCCTCGTCCGGGAAGTCAGCACGAAGACGAACGACATCGCCGGCGACGGAACGACGACCGCGACCGTCCTGGCACAGGCCATCTTCAAGGAAGGCGCCCGAAACGTCGCGGCCGGCAGCAACCCGATGCAGATCAAGCGAGGCATCGAAATCGCCGTCGACGCGGTCGTCAAAGAGCTCGAGAAGATGAGCACCCCGGTCAAAGGCCGTAAGGGCATGGCCGAGGTCGCGACGATCAGCGCCAAGGACGTTTCGATCGGCGAACTCGTGGCCGAGGTCATCGATACCGTCGGCAAAGACGGCGTCGTGACGGTCGAAGAGAGCCGGACCGCAGAGACGAACTTCGACATCGTCGAGGGCCTTCAGTTCGACAAAGGCTACATGTCGCCCTACTTCATCACCGATCCGCAGCGGATGGAGACGGTGTTCGAAGAACCGATGATCCTCTTCTACGAGAAGAAAATCAGTGCGGTGCAGGACATCATCCCGCTCCTCGAGAAGGTTCTCCGCATGGGCAAGCCGTTGCTCATCGTCGCCGAAGACATCGAGAACGAGTGCCTCGCGACGCTGGTCTTGAACCGGCTGCGCGCGAACCTTCCCGTCGCAAGCGTCAAGGCTCCTGGTTTCGGCGACCGCCGTAAAGCGATGCTCGAAGACATGGCGATCTTGACCGGCGGACAATTCGTCACGGAAGACCTGGGATTGAAGCTGGAGAACGTGACGCCGGACATGCTCGGTTCGTGCGCCAAGGTGGTCATCACCAAGGACAACACGACGATCATCGGCGGAAAGGGCAAGAAGGCCGACATCAACGGTAGGTTGAGCCAGATCAAAAAGCAGATCGAGTCGACCGACAGCAACTATGACAAAGAGAAGCTGCAGGAGCGACAGGCGAAGCTCTCTGGCGGCGTCGCCGTCATCAAGGTCGGCGCAGCCACCGAGACGGCACTGAAGGAGCGCAAGGCCCGCATCGAAGACGCCCTCGCCGCGACCCGCGCCGCTCTGGAAGAAGGCATCGTCCCCGGCGGCGGAAGCGCGATCCTCTGGTCGGCGAAGTCGCTCGAGTCCTTGGCGGCGCCCACCGGTAAGTCCAAGAGCGCTGCCTTGACGGGCGACGAACTGATCGGCGCCCAGATCGTCCGCAAGGCGTGCGAAGCGCCGCTTCGGACGATCGTCGAGAACGCAGGCGAAGAAGGGAGCGTCGTCGCGGAAAAGGTGCGGAACGGTAAGCACGGGTTCAACGCCTCGACCCTCGTCTATGAAGACCTCATGAAGGCCGGCGTCGTCGACCCGACCAAGGTCGTCCGCTGTTGTCTGCAGAACGCCGCGTCGATCTCGGCGCTGCTTCTGACGACCGAGGCGGCCGTCGCCGAGATCCCTAAGGAAGAAGACGAAGGCCACGGCCACCATCACCATTGA
- a CDS encoding co-chaperone GroES, whose translation MKLQPLHDRIVVEPAAHEEKSAGGIILPDTAKEKPMRGTVVATGPGKTLDSGKTAPVDVKVGDTVLYGKYSGTEVTVGGTDYVILRNDDVLGTVTGSTAKTDKPAKKEKVGAKK comes from the coding sequence ATGAAGCTACAACCCCTCCACGACCGCATCGTCGTCGAGCCGGCCGCGCACGAAGAAAAATCGGCCGGCGGCATCATCCTCCCCGACACGGCAAAGGAGAAGCCCATGCGCGGGACCGTCGTCGCGACAGGCCCCGGCAAGACCCTTGACAGCGGCAAGACCGCGCCCGTCGACGTCAAGGTCGGCGACACCGTCCTCTACGGCAAGTACAGCGGTACCGAAGTCACCGTGGGCGGCACCGATTACGTGATCCTGCGCAACGACGACGTCCTCGGCACCGTGACCGGGAGCACCGCCAAGACCGACAAGCCGGCCAAGAAGGAGAAGGTCGGCGCCAAGAAGTGA
- a CDS encoding PEP-CTERM sorting domain-containing protein has product MKRTLFSAMAVIAVATAQAQGGPMGYWMSAGNNQNITRYDAGVTNVYKTSGGQDYPIAVSGDVRTAASGQMDAADHGGLYDLNGNWQGTDYYDFAPNNFDILAYDGTTDGSRNYIVNYGNLGGVWATDRDWTNATKLFDLGGFGNYLGITYDVQNKSLWVSRWDSGMVEEYDMTGNLVSKFDSGLGFAQTCLAMDYSTGLLWIGQQGNGGLFTGYDRNGVIVDRFSDGTLAQLNTLGGEFNVVPEPATMLACAAGLAALARRRRK; this is encoded by the coding sequence ATGAAAAGGACACTCTTTTCGGCGATGGCGGTCATCGCCGTCGCTACGGCTCAGGCGCAAGGCGGCCCGATGGGCTACTGGATGTCGGCCGGCAACAATCAGAACATCACGCGGTACGACGCCGGCGTGACCAACGTGTACAAGACGTCCGGCGGTCAGGACTATCCGATCGCCGTGTCCGGGGACGTCCGGACGGCGGCGTCTGGGCAGATGGACGCGGCCGACCACGGCGGCCTTTACGATCTGAACGGGAACTGGCAGGGGACCGACTATTACGATTTCGCTCCCAACAACTTCGACATCCTCGCCTATGACGGAACGACCGACGGAAGCCGCAACTATATCGTGAACTACGGCAACCTGGGCGGAGTGTGGGCGACGGACCGGGATTGGACGAACGCGACCAAACTGTTCGACCTGGGCGGGTTCGGCAACTACCTCGGCATCACGTACGACGTCCAGAACAAGAGTCTCTGGGTGTCACGGTGGGACTCGGGCATGGTGGAGGAGTACGACATGACCGGCAACCTGGTGTCGAAGTTCGACTCGGGACTAGGGTTCGCCCAGACCTGTCTCGCCATGGACTATTCGACCGGGCTGCTCTGGATCGGACAGCAAGGGAACGGCGGCCTGTTCACGGGATACGACCGGAACGGCGTGATCGTCGACAGGTTCTCGGACGGGACGCTCGCCCAACTCAACACTTTGGGCGGCGAGTTCAACGTCGTACCAGAGCCGGCGACCATGCTCGCCTGCGCCGCTGGGCTCGCGGCCCTCGCACGGCGGCGCCGTAAGTAA
- a CDS encoding helix-turn-helix domain-containing protein gives MEAPRPRIPCPAALGAIGVPAKRWATRIDLYSQLEAGKAVLARGDGSPVSEAAREAGMSVERFQRVFRETEGVDPSRFAQTARLGRARTLLRGSDVPVVDLAFLCGYQSASGFSRAYRRRFGRSPSSERPKMSDRAQLEAAPVA, from the coding sequence ATGGAGGCGCCTCGACCCAGGATTCCGTGTCCCGCCGCACTGGGAGCCATCGGCGTCCCGGCGAAGCGATGGGCGACCCGGATCGACCTCTATTCACAGCTCGAAGCAGGAAAGGCCGTGCTCGCTCGGGGCGATGGAAGTCCGGTATCGGAAGCGGCCCGGGAAGCCGGCATGAGCGTCGAGCGCTTCCAGCGCGTGTTCCGTGAGACAGAAGGGGTCGACCCTTCGCGGTTCGCCCAGACGGCGCGCCTCGGAAGGGCGAGGACGCTCCTGCGCGGATCAGACGTTCCGGTCGTGGACCTCGCGTTCCTCTGCGGCTATCAAAGCGCCAGCGGCTTCTCACGCGCCTATCGCCGTCGGTTCGGACGATCCCCGTCCTCCGAAAGGCCGAAAATGTCGGATCGTGCACAGCTTGAAGCCGCTCCGGTCGCTTAG
- a CDS encoding VOC family protein: protein MAENTVCHIEWDVTDLERAQTFFGAVFEWTFRSFGGDMVVFGSGDKHLGGFMKVDSVHAGFSPSVWIEVGSIEATLAKVASVGGSVVKGKGDVPGVGWSAVFTDPDGNRVGIVQFSGS, encoded by the coding sequence ATGGCTGAAAACACCGTGTGTCACATCGAATGGGACGTCACCGATCTGGAACGCGCCCAGACCTTTTTTGGAGCCGTCTTCGAATGGACGTTCCGTTCATTCGGAGGCGACATGGTCGTGTTCGGGTCCGGCGACAAGCACCTCGGCGGGTTCATGAAGGTCGACTCGGTCCACGCCGGGTTCTCCCCGAGCGTCTGGATCGAGGTCGGTTCGATCGAAGCGACGCTGGCCAAGGTCGCGTCGGTCGGTGGCTCCGTCGTGAAAGGAAAGGGAGACGTGCCCGGCGTCGGATGGTCTGCCGTCTTCACGGACCCTGACGGTAACCGCGTGGGCATCGTCCAGTTCTCCGGCTCCTGA
- a CDS encoding tetratricopeptide repeat protein yields MGQAPDFELIKELFDLPGAAAERAAKSTTRGKVGKTTSESATLGRQAMTEGDYESAVEHFKRAVEQSDETSPWPLMDLGAAYAASDQVPQAFRQYEKAKRIQKSGELMVSMAGLYRQMGRMNDAIVKLKEAVDLDPQDAYAHHKLAEALRKAGHRKEAVDAAQVAVACAPDQAFYHYWLGELLLECRQFEEAAHALHAAIELSPGDDGLYFLVSQAFWGQGKQEEAVRAVRLASDIDASKPLYHGLLRLFLTAMGLKDEAAQEDRKAKTMDAYDRDVLRRALERIGLRTA; encoded by the coding sequence ATGGGGCAGGCACCGGACTTCGAGCTGATCAAGGAACTCTTCGACCTGCCAGGGGCAGCCGCCGAAAGGGCTGCCAAAAGCACGACCCGCGGCAAGGTCGGAAAGACGACGTCCGAAAGCGCCACGCTCGGTCGCCAGGCCATGACGGAAGGCGACTACGAGTCCGCCGTCGAACATTTCAAGCGCGCCGTCGAGCAAAGCGACGAAACCTCGCCGTGGCCCTTGATGGACTTGGGAGCGGCCTATGCGGCATCGGACCAAGTCCCTCAGGCGTTCCGCCAATACGAGAAGGCCAAGCGTATTCAGAAAAGCGGGGAACTGATGGTCTCAATGGCGGGCCTCTACCGTCAGATGGGCCGGATGAACGACGCGATCGTGAAGCTGAAAGAAGCCGTCGACCTTGATCCGCAAGACGCCTACGCCCACCACAAGCTCGCCGAAGCGCTGCGCAAGGCCGGTCACCGGAAAGAAGCGGTCGATGCCGCCCAAGTCGCTGTCGCCTGCGCCCCGGACCAGGCGTTCTACCATTACTGGCTGGGAGAACTGCTTCTGGAATGCAGACAGTTCGAAGAGGCCGCCCATGCCCTCCATGCGGCGATCGAACTCTCACCGGGAGACGACGGGCTCTATTTCCTTGTGAGCCAGGCCTTCTGGGGGCAGGGCAAGCAGGAGGAAGCCGTCCGAGCGGTCCGGCTCGCGAGCGACATCGACGCGTCGAAGCCGCTGTACCACGGCCTACTCCGGTTGTTCCTGACCGCTATGGGGCTCAAAGACGAAGCGGCACAGGAAGACCGCAAGGCCAAAACGATGGACGCCTACGACCGGGACGTGCTTCGTCGGGCTTTGGAACGGATCGGGCTCCGCACGGCCTGA